Genomic window (Sandaracinaceae bacterium):
CCCCGGACCAGCCGCCACCACCACGGGCGCGCGCTCGATCTGCGGGTGCGTGACGTGCCGCGCGAGCACGTGCGGGATCTGGCGGTGACGTTCCCCGAGACGGGCGTCGGCTGGTATCCCAACAGCGTCTTCGTGCACGTCGACGTGCGCAGCGAGCCGGCGTACTGGGTCGACCTCAGCGGGCCGGGTGAGCCCGCGCGCTACGTGCAGGGCGCGCAGCCGCCCTCACCCGCCGACGCGGCCTCCGACCCGGACGCGGTCCCGGACCTGGAGCCGAGCCTCGACCTCATCCGCCGGGGCCTGCACATCGGGTTGCCGGAGGCGGCCGCGGAGCCGAGCGAGCCGGCCGAGGAGACGCTGACGGACGACGAGCTGGAGCGGCTCCGCAGCGAGATGGAGTCGGCGCTGTCGGGGATCCGCGTCGACGACTTCACTGCACGTTGAAGCCGCCGTCGCCGATCTGCACCGTGCCGGCGCGGCGATCGACGCGCCACTCCCCGATCTGCGCGCCGCGCTGGGTCTCGACGCGGAACCGCCAGACGTGCCCGACGAAGGTGTCCTGATGGCGGACGCCGTCCGGCGGCACGATCGCGTAGTGCACCTCGCGCCCCTCGAAGTCGACCCAGGAGACCGCGACCGGGCGGGTGCCGAGGTTGCGGAAGACCACGTGGGAGGCGTCCTCGCTCCGCGCCGAGCGCTGGGCGTAGGCCACCGAAGCTCCGGCGAGGGCGAGGAGCCCGAGCGCGAGCAGCGAACGGACGAGGCGGGTCGGCATGAGGGGAGCGTGCGCTCCCCCCAGGCCGGCGCAATTCCAACGCGTGCGCGAACCCAGCCTACTGCGCGCGGGAGACCTCGACGTCCAGCGTGAAGCTCCCCTGGCTGTTGTTCGCGAAGCCGTCCACGAAGACGTAGTAGGTGCCCGCGTCCAGGGTGGTCTCCACGCGCGAGTGGCGGTTGTCGCCCTCGTCGTCGTTG
Coding sequences:
- a CDS encoding DUF882 domain-containing protein — encoded protein: MGGERERVSLPLLDCAGLALPSALRAVSLLARPRQLDTPPTERELEAWRAADGDPGFLAADVRLLHPELLVRLQQIGDAFPGQAIEIISGYRPQSPRTSRHHHGRALDLRVRDVPREHVRDLAVTFPETGVGWYPNSVFVHVDVRSEPAYWVDLSGPGEPARYVQGAQPPSPADAASDPDAVPDLEPSLDLIRRGLHIGLPEAAAEPSEPAEETLTDDELERLRSEMESALSGIRVDDFTAR